In one Cottoperca gobio chromosome 12, fCotGob3.1, whole genome shotgun sequence genomic region, the following are encoded:
- the bhmt gene encoding betaine--homocysteine S-methyltransferase 1: MAPGAKKGILERLDAGEIVVGDGGFVFALEKRGYVKAGPWTPEAAAENPDAVRQLHREFLRAGSNVMQTFTFYASDDKLDNRGNIQRFTGQQINEAACDLAREVANEGDALVAGGVCQTPSYLSCKSETEVKAIFKKQLDVFVKKDVDFLIAEYFEHVEEAEWAIQVLKTTGKPVAATMCIGPEGDLNGVSPGDCAVRLVKAGAQIVGINCHFDPETCVKTVKMMKEGVKKAGLKAHYMIQPLAYHTPDCNHQGFIDLPEFPFSLEPRILTRWDMQKYAREAYNAGIRYIGGCCGFEPYHIRALAEELAPERGFLPLGSDKHGNWGSGLEMHTKPWVRARARRDYWENLKPASGRPFCPSMASPDGWGVTKGHADLMQQKEATSKEQLKALFDKANKTH; the protein is encoded by the exons ATGGCACCAGGAGCAAAGAAG GGCATTTTGGAGCGTCTGGATGCAGGCGAGATCGTTGTCGGGGACGGAGGCTTTGTCTTCGCTCTTGAGAAGAGGGGCTATGTGAAGGCGGGGCCGTGGACACCTGAGGCTGCAGCCGAGAACCCTGACGCAG TGCGGCAGCTGCACCGGGAGTTCTTGAGAGCAGGCTCCAATGTCATGCAGACATTCACTTTCTACGCAAGCGATGATAAACTGGATAACAGGGGCAACATTCAGCGCTTCACT GGGCAGCAAATAAACGAAGCCGCTTGTGACCTGGCCAGGGAGGTGGCCAATGAGGGTGATGCTCTGGTGGCAGGAGGAGTCTGTCAGACCCCCTCTTACCTCAGCTGCAAGAGTGAGACTGAAGTAAAGGCCATCTTTAAGAAACAGCTTGATGTCTTTGTCAAGAAAGACGTGGACTTCCTGATTGCAGAG TACTTTGAGCACGTGGAAGAGGCTGAGTGGGCCATCCAGGTTTTGAAGACCACCGGGAAGCCTGTGGCTGCGACTATGTGTATTGGACCTGAAGGAGACTTGAATGGCGTCAGCCCCGGAGACTGTGCCGTCAGACTCGTCAAAGCTG GAGCTCAGATTGTGGGCATCAACTGCCACTTTGACCCAGAGACCTGTGTGAAGACTGTGAAGATGATGAAGGAGGGAGTAAAGAAAGCCGGGCTGAAGGCTCACTACATGATCCAGCCGCTGGCTTACCACACTCCTGACTGCAACCACCAGGGTTTCATCGACCTGCCAGAGTTCCCTTTca GTCTGGAGCCGAGGATCCTGACCAGATGGGACATGCAGAAATACGCCAGGGAAGCATACAATGCTGGCATCCGTTACATCGGAGGCTGCTGTGGATTTGAACCCTACCACATCCGTGCCCTGGCTGAGGAGCTGGCACCTGAGAGGGGTTTCCTGCCTCTTGGCTCTGACAAGCACGGCAACTGGGGCAGTGGCCTGGAGATGCACACAAAGCCATGGGTCAGAGCTAG GGCCCGTCGTGACTACTGGGAGAATCTGAAGCCTGCGTCTGGCCGTCCATTCTGCCCTTCCATGGCCTCTCCTGATGGTTGGGGTGTCACCAAAGGCCACGCTGACCTGATGCAGCAGAAGGAGGCCACCTCCAAGGAGCAGCTAAAGGCTCTCTTTGACAAGGCCAACAAAACCCACTGA